The DNA region TTTTGAATTATGATAATATACATGATAAATGTATATCACTTGTATATACATAGTTGAACTTTTTAGGTATTTTCCATTTAAAATTGATTCATGAATAttacttaattttaaataaattaatatgctATATATTTAACCTTACgcaatattttctaaaatattaaaattttcagGTTTAATATGTGTAGATTTAGTAAAAGATTTAACGTTTTATATATTTGTCCCATCAAATCAAATTGAAAAACACGTGTGAATTTatcataaaattttcaaatcaaTCTCTTTTCAATGACATCTTAAAAATATAACAGGagcaatttaataaaaataataattaaaaggcaatttaaataaaactagTGCGATTTGATTCAAATCTTAGGGGCATTATGCACGTACATTTGGATTGATTAAATAATAAGATGTTACGTACAAATGTACCTACACGTGCAATCAGTTCATTTTTCTACAATTCTTGCGTATTTCACCTTTCGACCCCGTGAGAGGGGCGATGTCACCCATTCTAATCATGGCGGCCACAAAGTCCTTGTCGAAAGCTTGGCCATTTTTGGCGTAGGCCTCGACGAGGGAGTCGGTGGCGCCACTGTTATAGAGGACCTGGTCGGAGTGGAGGAGGCCCTTCTTTTGGAGGAGGTTTCCGAAGTACGAGTTGTCGAAAAAATTGGGAGTTTTGTGGTCGAGAGGGTCCACATTGTTGTCTCGTTTGGTACCATTGGTGAAAGGGCAATTGGTTTGCCTTTTCTTTGCAAAGATTGGGTCAATGTTGGTATCATTGTATATTCTACCTTTGAAGGTTGTACACCTTGCTTTTCCTATAGTGTGTGCTCCTGCAATGTGAGAATGAAATAGAGATAATGTGATTTTTGATCGGATTTATTTTTTACCGAACAAACTGAATTAGAATTTACGACCGATCCAATTTGAACTAGTAGCGTATTTTTATAAGGTCGCAAAACTAGAATCAACCACTCAATTTGAATTAATATTGGTTCAAATAATCAAATTCATCACTATGGTATTGATTGGTGATAAATATACTAAATTATTTTACCCGATAAGACGACCATGTCCCTCACGGAGAGCCCAACCGCACTGAACCGATTGATAAGGTTGCTAAGAGTGGAAGTAGGTGGTGGTAACGCACCACTATTTGCACCACTTAGGCTAGCCGATTTCGAATCTCTCCTCCCAACTTTCACTTCCCAACTGGGACCACCAAGCTACATAAATCATCATACATTTAATTACACATTATCTTCAAATCAAATATCCAAACCCATTAAATAAATGAACacttaatatattttaaaacaaaatcaaattaattacaCTCACTAGAACCACGGAGTCACGGGCCGCAATGGCTACGATGTCGGCACAAGAGACCACACCTAGGCACACGGATTCAACCTTTGACTTGATCCTATCGATGACCTCAAAACCCCGGAGCGAGTTGTTATTGGGGCCGGCAGTCTTTTCTCCCGTGAACGAGGAGGTATCATCAAGAAGTATCGACCCATCACAACCCTAACAATTTATACATATCACTTCATTTACTTCGGTATAATACTAAATTAAAATCGTTACAACATTGAATGTGCAtcatgatggggtacgtactaaacaagcccaatagcagtgacagctcggccagcccaatagcagtgacagctcggccagcccaaagcccaagagttcagttcggcattaccaaagagttcggcctcagcctacagctcggtaaaagccaaccaatcaagctctgctctcaggtcggcatcaagctctactctcagatcggcaaccaaagcagttcggtctcggtattcggccgaacaaggagttagtggacccatacaggatgtccaacacacccactaccacgtgatgtcagttcaggccacgatcgtaggccatgacctacgcttcacccacgatcttaggccataacctacacgacatccacgacttagggtggtgatgcaagccatgatctgagttcattatataaatagaacttagatctgatagaaggggttagaatctctctagagataaaataccatatagcaaatagcaagtttgtatttgtaagctgtagaaaacagatcaagcaatacaatcttgccctcccttcttcccgtggacgtagatttacttcagtaaatcgaaccacgtaaattcctTGTGTctgcattttcattctctaccagcatttgctaacatcaaaaattcgcggagccatcactggcgccgtctgtgggaaccagagaacaaaatttgtgataaagcgaatttttgatccatttttttccacccaaaaaatgcataccagatcgcagagtacccgtattcctgcccgtgagaaccaggaagaagccaatccatcccataggtctggaaaacagcctagggataaatccaccaccagttctcatggcgaaggaacaggccgctccaaaaatcgtcccactgagtcttcccagcagcctgatttgaatgaggctgtcaagctgttcttggctgagaagcaggatgagttcttagccttcctgcaaaagagccaagagccgaagacgaaagcagaggattctccttcctcatccagacatgaaagtcactaccgcagtagtgccgtgtcttccaggaagaagaatcctcaaccccgacatattcctgctcttcctcggtaccggaatcacaggagaactcaatctcctccataccgacgagatatcggattcgccgtgtacggagcactgaagactccgttctcggacgacatcacccgaactcccctaccgcagaactaccgaactccgtcgatgac from Salvia splendens isolate huo1 chromosome 9, SspV2, whole genome shotgun sequence includes:
- the LOC121746825 gene encoding peroxidase 4-like isoform X2, with the protein product MKQSPSSSPISSTIMIKCLLVILFTMLMGSCEAQLSTDFYKKACPKVFAAVKSVVAAAVAEEKRMGASLLRLHFHDCFVQLGGPSWEVKVGRRDSKSASLSGANSGALPPPTSTLSNLINRFSAVGLSVRDMVVLSGAHTIGKARCTTFKGRIYNDTNIDPIFAKKRQTNCPFTNGTKRDNNVDPLDHKTPNFFDNSYFGNLLQKKGLLHSDQVLYNSGATDSLVEAYAKNGQAFDKDFVAAMIRMGDIAPLTGSKGEIRKNCRKMN
- the LOC121746825 gene encoding peroxidase 4-like isoform X1, which produces MKQSPSSSPISSTIMIKCLLVILFTMLMGSCEAQLSTDFYKKACPKVFAAVKSVVAAAVAEEKRMGASLLRLHFHDCFVQGCDGSILLDDTSSFTGEKTAGPNNNSLRGFEVIDRIKSKVESVCLGVVSCADIVAIAARDSVVLLGGPSWEVKVGRRDSKSASLSGANSGALPPPTSTLSNLINRFSAVGLSVRDMVVLSGAHTIGKARCTTFKGRIYNDTNIDPIFAKKRQTNCPFTNGTKRDNNVDPLDHKTPNFFDNSYFGNLLQKKGLLHSDQVLYNSGATDSLVEAYAKNGQAFDKDFVAAMIRMGDIAPLTGSKGEIRKNCRKMN